The Rhopalosiphum maidis isolate BTI-1 chromosome 1, ASM367621v3, whole genome shotgun sequence genome has a segment encoding these proteins:
- the LOC113560183 gene encoding protein Gawky isoform X5: MRFAFVDVFALNYRVGRLKRRPHSQASVYTNSCDTIQSDCIKHILSSASHTYKEEIKTNGNKSLMDDIVCATKVTLPSNLSCNNALSLSTEWCNVIDKADHFAVIARNKITGVVVGGGAGSLCHSRQSSPSFVLHLPTIPLNWSVISSSTFRFTRDPPSHQQTQDLYGTMVTASDVDSSTRGGTGKRTLLACYSGAHIKDVTTTISFRVKSNCSTSDNDSDDQSAMYKTIPFNKLYVDPIAQYKRNWGISTVCRLLGGGETTLASGNGTATAGWGNPGTTQVPASVTGTSNWNTSPLVDGQSPPNAVSNGPWQQSPQSSSTSSNNTSQTSNIGNKGQSSNPGSSSGNGTISTSQATNQQNTTSWAQAAGKNLPASSVPQVTGNSSTTTTTASTTSGAVSNPQSSNSPPTNGGNGATNSSTKQQLEQINTMREALYAQDGWGGQHVNQDSQWDVPHSPEPNTKDGPLTGLTGGPGWSKVNNGTDLWEATLRNGGQPPIQIPVQNVSKTPWGHTPASNIGGTWGEDDDVSSVSGAEANTGNWGINPTTTMSNQWGQGQPPPQGPGGPMWGGPPKKDIGPEGQSWNSGNTAWNDLNRPPGSIDQGPHRRDILPNGIVDHSRGIGSDARGGISGRLNGTLSGGGAGMEPMWGGPPPHHMQHHVQPPSVGPPPSVIATPGAKLGQGPVPGGLLSTQHNMSKHWGKADMAAAVAAAAGRNNNGSGNMGNQCPPGVPPNRAGMPPSKMVDQQQLWPGNPRNGTWGDVGGGSQHDLNVAGPWGEDKMGLSGNAGGPWPNSEWGPGPKSKNSWGDCGNNDMDQSSWGQKNIGQKNQNKDYIWQSKSYRILAEMGVKKEDVEAVTRSYNISMEEALEFLMSTRGPGGGGLDSWNTHSGRGQHPDDQNPFDRSNINQQRFNSQQLPFAVPSIGNNSNQQQAMLQKILAQQQPPAQQNTMQQQYSQGGGSRQMQNQPTAQQLRMLVQQIQMAVQAGYLNHQILNQPLAPQTLIMLNQLLQQIKILQQNVQIQAAVANNPKSGPAMVTAAIAINKARQQIASLQNQIANNQAMHMKAQAHQNQSNFSGLSGLMGGQVGDFFKNDPLTLLQSGFSDLAMNKDSQMSGQGFQTSQQSRLNQWKLPNLDKDDLGMGNDFSRAPGANSKSTPGNTSPTFNSLLSQGDGTWTNVGARSDSGWPDNAEDNKDIWPNNGSNSQSNSTSSAFATDLVPEFEPGKPWKGNQMKNIEDDPTITPGSVVRSPLSLAATIKDSNNSDLFNSGGKTSPTNSQSTVDMPLTPLSLSSSTWSFNPPPSSTQSSFTSPLGKVNGPKNNWADNNPGSDLWGGVLGSSGKSRGPPPGLTGSSNKAGNAPNNGWPRWPSNNTSSWQSSSNNVASTWLLLRNLTQQIDGSTLKTLCIQHGPLLNFHMYLNHGIALAKYSTREEANKAQGALNNCVLGNTTIFAESPTDAEVQMLLTHLSGGGGNTSGNNSAQQQQQQQQQQQPNWNNGRNGNIGNSQGQQGSDTWANNQLWGGNNSGPPGNTSSLWGAGADQIDPHRTTPSSLNSFMPGDLLGSETM, encoded by the exons gagGAAATAAAGACAAACGGAAATAAGAGCTTGATG gaTGATATTGTGTGTGCCACAAAAGTTACCTTACCATCCAACTTAAGTTGTAATAATGCTTTGTCTTTAAGTACAg aatgGTGTAATGTCATTGATAAGGCTGATCACTTTGCTGTAATAGCAAGAAATAAGATTACCGGGGTGGTAGTTGGAGGAGGAGCTGGCTCCCTCTGCCATTCCCGACAATCATCACCATCGTTTGTGTTGCATTTGCCCACCATCCCCCTAAATTGGTCTGTGATATCCAGCTCAACATTTAGATTTACTAGAGATCCTCCGTCCCATCAACAAACACAG gaTTTGTATGGTACGATGGTAACTGCCAGTGACGTTGATAGTTCTACAAGGGGGGGAACTGGAAAACGAACCTTGCTGGCTTGCTACTCTGGTGCTCACATTAAAGATGTTACTACTACTATTAGTTTTAGGGTTAAGTCTAATTGTTCAACAAGTGATAATGACAGTGATGATCAAAGCGCAATGTACAAAACCATTCCATTTAACAAACTTTATGTTGATCCGATCGCACAGTACAAACGAAATTGGGGTATTTCCACTGTATGTCGTTTGTTAGGAGGTGGTGAAACAACTCTGGCATCTGGTAACGGTACAGCTACAGCTGGTTGGGGAAATCCCGGCACTACACAAGTACCCGCATCTGTCACTGGTACTTCGAACTGGAATACAAGTCCACTTGTTGATGGCCAATCTCCACCAAATGCTGTCTCTAATGGCCCTTGGCAACAAAGCCCTCAGTCCTCTAGTACCAGCTCAAATAATACTAGTCAAACATCTAACATag gtaataaaggACAAAGTTCAAACCCTGGATCATCAAGCGGCAATGGTACTATATCTACATCACAGGCTACTAATCAACAAAATACTACATCATGGGCTCAGGCAGCTGGAAAAAATCTACCTGCCTCTTCAGTACCTCAGGTTACTGGTAATTCATCAACAACAACTACTACAGCTAGCACTACTTCAGGCGCAGTTTCTAATCCTCAATCTAGTAATTCACCTCCAACAAATGGTGGGAATGGAGCTACTAACTCCTCAACTAAACAACAATtggaacaaataaatacaatgcgAGAAGCTTTATATGCTCAAGATGGATGGGGTGGCCAACATGTTAATCAAGATAGTCAGTGGGATGTTCCGCATAGTCCAGAACCTAATACTAAGGATGGACCATTAACAGGATTAACTGGTGGTCCTGGATGGAGCAAAGTCAATAATGGTACAGATTTGTGGGAAGCAACTTTACGAAATGGTGGACAACCTCCTatacaa attccAGTACAAAATGTATCTAAAACCCCTTGGGGACATACTCCAGCGTCCAATATTGGCGGTACTTGGGGTGAAGATGATGATGTTAGTAGTGTAAGTGGAGCAGAAGCAAATACAGGCAATTGGGGCATTAATCCAACTACTACTATGAGCAATCAGTGGGGTCAAGGACAACCTCCTCCACAGGGACCTGGTGGTCCAATGTGGGGAGGGCCTCCTAAGAAAGACATTGGACCTGAAGGTCAATCCTGGAATTCTGGCAATACTGCATGGAATGATCTCAATCGGCCACCAGGATCTATTGATCAGGGTCCTCATCGTCGAGACATTTTACCAAATGGAATTGTTGATCatag caGAGGAATTGGTAGTGATGCTCGGGGTGGTATAAGTGGTCGTTTGAATGGTACTTTATCAGGTGGTGGTGCTGGTATGGAACCTATGTGGGGTGGACCACCACCACATCACATGCAACATCATGTTCAACCTCCATCAGTTGGACCACCACCTTCAGTTATAGCTACACCAGGTGCAAAACTTGGACAAGGACCTGTGCCAG gtggTTTATTGAGCACTCAACACAATATGAGTAAACATTGGGGTAAAGCTGATATGGCTGCTGCAGTGGCTGCTGCAGCTGGTAGGAATAATAATGGTTCTGGTAATATGGGTAATCAATGCCCCCCAGGTGTTCCACCAAATAGGGCAGGTATGCCACCTAGCAAAATGGTTGATCAACAACAGTTATGGCCTGGAAATCCAAG aaatggtACATGGGGTGATGTTGGTGGAGGAAGTCAACATGATTTGAATGTTGCTGGTCCTTGGGGTGAAGATAAAATGGGTTTAAGTGGAAATGCAGGTGGTCCTTGGCCAAATTCTGAATGGGGACCAGGtcctaaatctaaaaattcatgGGGTGATTGTGGTAACAATGATATGGATCAAAGTTCTTGGGGACAGAAGAATATT ggacaaaagaatcaaaataaagattatataTGGCAAAGTAAATCATACAGAATTCTTGCTGAAATGGGAGTCAAG aaAGAGGATGTTGAAGCAGTTACacgttcttataatattagtatggaAGAAGCATTAGAGTTTTTGATGTCTACTAGAGGTCCTGGAGGAGGAGGTTTAGATTCATGGAATACACATAGTGGTCGTGGCCAACATCCAGATGATCAAAATCCATTTGATCGatctaatattaatcaacAACGATTCAACTCACAACAACTACCTTTTGCTGTGCCATCT attGGAAATAATTCTAACCAACAACAAGCCATGCTACAGAAAATATTAGCCCAACAGCAGCCACCTGCACAACAAAATACAATGCAACAACAATATTCTCAG gGTGGCGGTTCAAGGCAAATGCAAAATCAACCTACCGCACAACAGTTAAGAATGTTAGTGCAACAAATTCAAATGGCTGTGCAAGCAGGATATTTAAATCACCAAATACTAAATCAGCCATTGGCACCACAGACATTAATTATGCTTAATCAGTTACTGCAGCAGATCAAAATTTTGCAACAGAATGTTCAAATACAAGCAGCCGTTGCTAATAATCCTAAATCTGGCCCTGCCATGGTGACAGCTGCAATAGCCATCAATAAAGCCCGGCAACAAATAGCATCACTACAA AATCAAATTGCTAATAATCAAGCCATGCATATGAAAGCACAAGCCCACCAAAATCAGTCCAACTTTTCTGGTTTATCTGGTTTAATGGGTGGTCAGGTCGGTGATTTCTTCAAAAATGATCCGTTAACACTTTTACAATCAGGTTTTTCTGATTTAGCAATGAATAAAGATTCTCAAATG AGTGGACAAGGATTCCAAACAAGTCAACAATCAAGGTTAAACCAGTGGAAATTACCTAATTTAGATAAAGATGATTTAGGAATGGGCAACGATTTTAGCAGAGCACCAGGAGCCAATTCTAAATCTACTCCTGGAAATACTTCTCCTACCTTCAATTCATTACTCAGCCAAGGAGACGg tacttGGACTAATGTTGGTGCTCGTTCTGATAGTGGATGGCCAGACAATGCTGAGGACAATAAAGATATTTGGCCCAATAATGGATCAAACTCTCAGTCTAATTCTACGTCATCCGCATTTGCTACTGATCTTGTGCCCGAATTTGAACCAGGAAAACCGTGGAAg GGTAATcagatgaaaaatattgaagatgATCCTACTATTACACCTGGTTCAGTAGTGCGTAGTCCACTATCATTAGCAGCCACAATTAAAGACTCAAATAATTCAGACTTGTTCAACAGTGGTGGAAAGACTTCACCAACTAATTCTCAATCAACAGTTGATATGCCATTAACACCTTTGTCTCTTTCATCTTCAACTTGGAGTTTTAATCCACCTCCTTCATCTACACAATCATCATTTACTAG tcCACTAGGAAAAGTGAATGgaccaaaaaataattgggCTGATAATAATCCTGGAAGTGATCTTTGGGGTGGTGTTTTAGGATCAAGTGGTAAGTCTCGTGGACCACCACCTGGACTGACTGGAAGTTCCAACAAAGCAGGAAATGCACCTAATAATGGTTGGCCTCGATGGCCTTCCAATAATACTTCATCATGGCAATCCTCATCTAATAATGTAGCTAGTACATGGCTATTACTAAGAAACTTAACACaacaa attgATGGATCAACATTAAAAACTCTTTGCATTCAACATGGACCATTGTTGAATtttcatatgtatttaaatcatgGAATAGCATTAGCCAAATATTCAACTAGAGAAGAAGCTAACAAG GCTCAAGGAGCGTTGAACAATTGTGTACTTGgcaatacaacaatatttgcTGAATCACCTACAGATGCTGAAGTACAAATGCTACTTACACATCTGAGTGGTGGTGGGGGCAACACAAGTGGCAACAATTCTgctcaacaacaacaacagcaacaacaacaacaacaaccgAACTGGAATAATGGCCGGAACGGAAATATCGGCAACTCTCAGGGGCAACAGGGTTCAGATACTTGGGCCAATAATCAACTGTGGGGTGGCAACAACTCTGGACCTCCTGGTAATACATCCTCTCTTTGGGGGGCTGGAGCTGACCAAATTGATCCACACCGCACCACTCCATCAtctttaaattcttttatGCCTGGCGATCTTTTAGGTAGTGAAACAATGTAA
- the LOC113560183 gene encoding protein Gawky isoform X4 has protein sequence MVIICVSNINDSSAVQKEEEIKTNGNKSLMDDIVCATKVTLPSNLSCNNALSLSTEWCNVIDKADHFAVIARNKITGVVVGGGAGSLCHSRQSSPSFVLHLPTIPLNWSVISSSTFRFTRDPPSHQQTQDLYGTMVTASDVDSSTRGGTGKRTLLACYSGAHIKDVTTTISFRVKSNCSTSDNDSDDQSAMYKTIPFNKLYVDPIAQYKRNWGISTVCRLLGGGETTLASGNGTATAGWGNPGTTQVPASVTGTSNWNTSPLVDGQSPPNAVSNGPWQQSPQSSSTSSNNTSQTSNIGNKGQSSNPGSSSGNGTISTSQATNQQNTTSWAQAAGKNLPASSVPQVTGNSSTTTTTASTTSGAVSNPQSSNSPPTNGGNGATNSSTKQQLEQINTMREALYAQDGWGGQHVNQDSQWDVPHSPEPNTKDGPLTGLTGGPGWSKVNNGTDLWEATLRNGGQPPIQIPVQNVSKTPWGHTPASNIGGTWGEDDDVSSVSGAEANTGNWGINPTTTMSNQWGQGQPPPQGPGGPMWGGPPKKDIGPEGQSWNSGNTAWNDLNRPPGSIDQGPHRRDILPNGIVDHSRGIGSDARGGISGRLNGTLSGGGAGMEPMWGGPPPHHMQHHVQPPSVGPPPSVIATPGAKLGQGPVPVINQWSGPPPPKDLNPMNNNNKGNGWEEPSPTDHRRNLLNYDDGTSLWGNTQTRPNVPGGGLLSTQHNMSKHWGKADMAAAVAAAAGRNNNGSGNMGNQCPPGVPPNRAGMPPSKMVDQQQLWPGNPRNGTWGDVGGGSQHDLNVAGPWGEDKMGLSGNAGGPWPNSEWGPGPKSKNSWGDCGNNDMDQSSWGQKNIGQKNQNKDYIWQSKSYRILAEMGVKKEDVEAVTRSYNISMEEALEFLMSTRGPGGGGLDSWNTHSGRGQHPDDQNPFDRSNINQQRFNSQQLPFAVPSIGNNSNQQQAMLQKILAQQQPPAQQNTMQQQYSQGGGSRQMQNQPTAQQLRMLVQQIQMAVQAGYLNHQILNQPLAPQTLIMLNQLLQQIKILQQNVQIQAAVANNPKSGPAMVTAAIAINKARQQIASLQNQIANNQAMHMKAQAHQNQSNFSGLSGLMGGQVGDFFKNDPLTLLQSGFSDLAMNKDSQMSGQGFQTSQQSRLNQWKLPNLDKDDLGMGNDFSRAPGANSKSTPGNTSPTFNSLLSQGDGTWTNVGARSDSGWPDNAEDNKDIWPNNGSNSQSNSTSSAFATDLVPEFEPGKPWKGNQMKNIEDDPTITPGSVVRSPLSLAATIKDSNNSDLFNSGGKTSPTNSQSTVDMPLTPLSLSSSTWSFNPPPSSTQSSFTSPLGKVNGPKNNWADNNPGSDLWGGVLGSSGKSRGPPPGLTGSSNKAGNAPNNGWPRWPSNNTSSWQSSSNNVASTWLLLRNLTQQIDGSTLKTLCIQHGPLLNFHMYLNHGIALAKYSTREEANKAQGALNNCVLGNTTIFAESPTDAEVQMLLTHLSGGGGNTSGNNSAQQQQQQQQQQQPNWNNGRNGNIGNSQGQQGSDTWANNQLWGGNNSGPPGNTSSLWGAGADQIDPHRTTPSSLNSFMPGDLLGSETM, from the exons atggttataatatgtgtatctaatataaatgattcaaGCGCTGTACAAAAAGag gagGAAATAAAGACAAACGGAAATAAGAGCTTGATG gaTGATATTGTGTGTGCCACAAAAGTTACCTTACCATCCAACTTAAGTTGTAATAATGCTTTGTCTTTAAGTACAg aatgGTGTAATGTCATTGATAAGGCTGATCACTTTGCTGTAATAGCAAGAAATAAGATTACCGGGGTGGTAGTTGGAGGAGGAGCTGGCTCCCTCTGCCATTCCCGACAATCATCACCATCGTTTGTGTTGCATTTGCCCACCATCCCCCTAAATTGGTCTGTGATATCCAGCTCAACATTTAGATTTACTAGAGATCCTCCGTCCCATCAACAAACACAG gaTTTGTATGGTACGATGGTAACTGCCAGTGACGTTGATAGTTCTACAAGGGGGGGAACTGGAAAACGAACCTTGCTGGCTTGCTACTCTGGTGCTCACATTAAAGATGTTACTACTACTATTAGTTTTAGGGTTAAGTCTAATTGTTCAACAAGTGATAATGACAGTGATGATCAAAGCGCAATGTACAAAACCATTCCATTTAACAAACTTTATGTTGATCCGATCGCACAGTACAAACGAAATTGGGGTATTTCCACTGTATGTCGTTTGTTAGGAGGTGGTGAAACAACTCTGGCATCTGGTAACGGTACAGCTACAGCTGGTTGGGGAAATCCCGGCACTACACAAGTACCCGCATCTGTCACTGGTACTTCGAACTGGAATACAAGTCCACTTGTTGATGGCCAATCTCCACCAAATGCTGTCTCTAATGGCCCTTGGCAACAAAGCCCTCAGTCCTCTAGTACCAGCTCAAATAATACTAGTCAAACATCTAACATag gtaataaaggACAAAGTTCAAACCCTGGATCATCAAGCGGCAATGGTACTATATCTACATCACAGGCTACTAATCAACAAAATACTACATCATGGGCTCAGGCAGCTGGAAAAAATCTACCTGCCTCTTCAGTACCTCAGGTTACTGGTAATTCATCAACAACAACTACTACAGCTAGCACTACTTCAGGCGCAGTTTCTAATCCTCAATCTAGTAATTCACCTCCAACAAATGGTGGGAATGGAGCTACTAACTCCTCAACTAAACAACAATtggaacaaataaatacaatgcgAGAAGCTTTATATGCTCAAGATGGATGGGGTGGCCAACATGTTAATCAAGATAGTCAGTGGGATGTTCCGCATAGTCCAGAACCTAATACTAAGGATGGACCATTAACAGGATTAACTGGTGGTCCTGGATGGAGCAAAGTCAATAATGGTACAGATTTGTGGGAAGCAACTTTACGAAATGGTGGACAACCTCCTatacaa attccAGTACAAAATGTATCTAAAACCCCTTGGGGACATACTCCAGCGTCCAATATTGGCGGTACTTGGGGTGAAGATGATGATGTTAGTAGTGTAAGTGGAGCAGAAGCAAATACAGGCAATTGGGGCATTAATCCAACTACTACTATGAGCAATCAGTGGGGTCAAGGACAACCTCCTCCACAGGGACCTGGTGGTCCAATGTGGGGAGGGCCTCCTAAGAAAGACATTGGACCTGAAGGTCAATCCTGGAATTCTGGCAATACTGCATGGAATGATCTCAATCGGCCACCAGGATCTATTGATCAGGGTCCTCATCGTCGAGACATTTTACCAAATGGAATTGTTGATCatag caGAGGAATTGGTAGTGATGCTCGGGGTGGTATAAGTGGTCGTTTGAATGGTACTTTATCAGGTGGTGGTGCTGGTATGGAACCTATGTGGGGTGGACCACCACCACATCACATGCAACATCATGTTCAACCTCCATCAGTTGGACCACCACCTTCAGTTATAGCTACACCAGGTGCAAAACTTGGACAAGGACCTGTGCCAG TAATTAATCAGTGGTCAGGACCACCACCACCCAAAGATTTAAATCCTatgaataacaacaacaaaggAAATGGATGGGAAGAACCTTCACCCACAGATCACAGgcgcaatttattaaattatgatgatgGCACATCTTTGTGGGGAAATACTCAAACTAGGCCCAATGTGCCTGGCG gtggTTTATTGAGCACTCAACACAATATGAGTAAACATTGGGGTAAAGCTGATATGGCTGCTGCAGTGGCTGCTGCAGCTGGTAGGAATAATAATGGTTCTGGTAATATGGGTAATCAATGCCCCCCAGGTGTTCCACCAAATAGGGCAGGTATGCCACCTAGCAAAATGGTTGATCAACAACAGTTATGGCCTGGAAATCCAAG aaatggtACATGGGGTGATGTTGGTGGAGGAAGTCAACATGATTTGAATGTTGCTGGTCCTTGGGGTGAAGATAAAATGGGTTTAAGTGGAAATGCAGGTGGTCCTTGGCCAAATTCTGAATGGGGACCAGGtcctaaatctaaaaattcatgGGGTGATTGTGGTAACAATGATATGGATCAAAGTTCTTGGGGACAGAAGAATATT ggacaaaagaatcaaaataaagattatataTGGCAAAGTAAATCATACAGAATTCTTGCTGAAATGGGAGTCAAG aaAGAGGATGTTGAAGCAGTTACacgttcttataatattagtatggaAGAAGCATTAGAGTTTTTGATGTCTACTAGAGGTCCTGGAGGAGGAGGTTTAGATTCATGGAATACACATAGTGGTCGTGGCCAACATCCAGATGATCAAAATCCATTTGATCGatctaatattaatcaacAACGATTCAACTCACAACAACTACCTTTTGCTGTGCCATCT attGGAAATAATTCTAACCAACAACAAGCCATGCTACAGAAAATATTAGCCCAACAGCAGCCACCTGCACAACAAAATACAATGCAACAACAATATTCTCAG gGTGGCGGTTCAAGGCAAATGCAAAATCAACCTACCGCACAACAGTTAAGAATGTTAGTGCAACAAATTCAAATGGCTGTGCAAGCAGGATATTTAAATCACCAAATACTAAATCAGCCATTGGCACCACAGACATTAATTATGCTTAATCAGTTACTGCAGCAGATCAAAATTTTGCAACAGAATGTTCAAATACAAGCAGCCGTTGCTAATAATCCTAAATCTGGCCCTGCCATGGTGACAGCTGCAATAGCCATCAATAAAGCCCGGCAACAAATAGCATCACTACAA AATCAAATTGCTAATAATCAAGCCATGCATATGAAAGCACAAGCCCACCAAAATCAGTCCAACTTTTCTGGTTTATCTGGTTTAATGGGTGGTCAGGTCGGTGATTTCTTCAAAAATGATCCGTTAACACTTTTACAATCAGGTTTTTCTGATTTAGCAATGAATAAAGATTCTCAAATG AGTGGACAAGGATTCCAAACAAGTCAACAATCAAGGTTAAACCAGTGGAAATTACCTAATTTAGATAAAGATGATTTAGGAATGGGCAACGATTTTAGCAGAGCACCAGGAGCCAATTCTAAATCTACTCCTGGAAATACTTCTCCTACCTTCAATTCATTACTCAGCCAAGGAGACGg tacttGGACTAATGTTGGTGCTCGTTCTGATAGTGGATGGCCAGACAATGCTGAGGACAATAAAGATATTTGGCCCAATAATGGATCAAACTCTCAGTCTAATTCTACGTCATCCGCATTTGCTACTGATCTTGTGCCCGAATTTGAACCAGGAAAACCGTGGAAg GGTAATcagatgaaaaatattgaagatgATCCTACTATTACACCTGGTTCAGTAGTGCGTAGTCCACTATCATTAGCAGCCACAATTAAAGACTCAAATAATTCAGACTTGTTCAACAGTGGTGGAAAGACTTCACCAACTAATTCTCAATCAACAGTTGATATGCCATTAACACCTTTGTCTCTTTCATCTTCAACTTGGAGTTTTAATCCACCTCCTTCATCTACACAATCATCATTTACTAG tcCACTAGGAAAAGTGAATGgaccaaaaaataattgggCTGATAATAATCCTGGAAGTGATCTTTGGGGTGGTGTTTTAGGATCAAGTGGTAAGTCTCGTGGACCACCACCTGGACTGACTGGAAGTTCCAACAAAGCAGGAAATGCACCTAATAATGGTTGGCCTCGATGGCCTTCCAATAATACTTCATCATGGCAATCCTCATCTAATAATGTAGCTAGTACATGGCTATTACTAAGAAACTTAACACaacaa attgATGGATCAACATTAAAAACTCTTTGCATTCAACATGGACCATTGTTGAATtttcatatgtatttaaatcatgGAATAGCATTAGCCAAATATTCAACTAGAGAAGAAGCTAACAAG GCTCAAGGAGCGTTGAACAATTGTGTACTTGgcaatacaacaatatttgcTGAATCACCTACAGATGCTGAAGTACAAATGCTACTTACACATCTGAGTGGTGGTGGGGGCAACACAAGTGGCAACAATTCTgctcaacaacaacaacagcaacaacaacaacaacaaccgAACTGGAATAATGGCCGGAACGGAAATATCGGCAACTCTCAGGGGCAACAGGGTTCAGATACTTGGGCCAATAATCAACTGTGGGGTGGCAACAACTCTGGACCTCCTGGTAATACATCCTCTCTTTGGGGGGCTGGAGCTGACCAAATTGATCCACACCGCACCACTCCATCAtctttaaattcttttatGCCTGGCGATCTTTTAGGTAGTGAAACAATGTAA